The Raphanus sativus cultivar WK10039 chromosome 6, ASM80110v3, whole genome shotgun sequence sequence TCTGAAAATGTAGAGGCATCGTTATGAAGAAGCCACAGCAAGTGTTCAAACAAGATCGAGTCTACATGATCAAGCCAGACAACTCTACTGGTCTGGTTTAACCGGCTTTTAGTGCCATCCTTAGCCAAACCAATCAAGATTCTAAACGGTATCTCTTCGAGTACATACGGTTCGACCATGaactccttcttctccttccctACCACCACCCTTATGACCGTATCCTCCATATCGTCGTCAGTTAGATTCCGGTACGCAAACCGCCGCGAATCAGCCGAGGATAGACGTCGGAGTTTCATTACTGGAGAAATCAAGCAAGCCATCTTAGAGAAGAATCAAAGTTTGTGAAGAGATAGTTTAACAAGAaccgaaagagagagagtttataaaacaatatgaacACAAATGAATGGTTTTGGATTAAACGCGGTTTCATTTATAACAAAGACGGTTACGCTTTGGTACGTGACTAGCTATGGTTGGTTAGTATTGCTGCTTGTTATATGTCAAGATCGAGTTCGACGGCCCACCAACATGCTAAGCTTTCTTCCTCCATCCACTTGTTTTTGGGAAGAAAGCGATCTTACTCGTATATATGATAATCTTCTAGCCTACCAAGAGAATGAACTTTCTAACTAATTCCTCACGTCTACGCAAACTTCGCATTTATAACCTACCGAAGAATATCATCTTGACCGAAAATGACATATCGTTATCGTTTTGTTACgatttataaatatgattttctgAATTCTATTGCTTCTTCCAAATACACACAAAATTTAACATAACTCTTTGCACTTTGAGATACTTTGTGAAAATCAATTTTACATTACAtaacataaaacataaactcTCATATGCATGTATGTTgagtttgcatttttttttgggtcaacaGTTTGCATATAAATTAAAGATCATGCAATTTGAAGTAAGTCTCTATTCCCAGGAGAATACATCAGAGGAATCAAACAAGAAACTTCAAgttcttttttattataaaagacACAAAAGCATACATACTATATAAGCAAACTAAAGCGCTAATATAGTTTTACATCTTGTGATAAAAAAGAGAGTTTTAGAGCTGTCCCGGCGGGTAATGAGCAGCGCCAGTGGTTCGGCTAGGATAGGCGGTGTGTCCAGGAAGATGGTGGCTGTGAACCTGAGCGTCTGCCGCATGCTCAGCCTTAGATTCGTGGAGGTCGGCCTTGGCCTGTGCCTCCTTAGATTTCTCTCGCTCGTGacccatcttcttctcttctgaAGTCCTAGCCATAGTCTTCTCCGCATGTCCTTGTGCCTTTGCGCTGCCGATGTTGAGCTTCTCCTTGGCCGTGCTGGCCATGTCGCTGATCTTCTCCTTCGCCGAatgcatcttcttctttcttgaaCTAAACTTACTTTTCCCTATGCTTTTGTTTGCTTAAAGCCCTCCAGACTCCAATCTAATTTAACGACCACTGACGTACGATTAGTCGAGAGTGTGGGCAATCGCCACGTCTACTGCGCACATACGTGTCATGAGCTATGCATATGTACGTGGAGTACGTGCACACGTAAGCACATGCAAAAGCTATCTATAcgaatatagttttttttttagaggaATATAGTCTATTTACTcttatttattttccattttaaaatctcTCACTTAAAACCTGTCTCGAGTGTTGACCAAAATAAAGAACCTCTCACCGAAGAATCCAAACCTTCAAATCAGTTTACAGGAAAGAGATAGTTACACAGTTAAGCAAGCCTTGTGAGACGAGCAGAAGCAACACAGCTTAATCATGTGTAAATTAACAATGGTGAGTTACTTGCATAGCTTACAAAGGAAAAAGCTTTCTTGTAGTTACTCTCAGCAGCGAAGTAGTATCTCAAATTCTTACGCGTTACACCAAGAGAGCTATCGGGTTGGAAATCAATCTTTAAGGAATGGCCATTGCATTGCCTGTCAACAAAATGAGCAAGAGCGTGCTTGTTCCGGAGCTGTGTCAAGGGTAAAAGGCGAGTGAAACGACACCGTGTTGGATATAATTAATGGTATGGCCCAATTAAAGGCCCATAAAGTAAAATATGAGCCCACATTGTTCACCACTCACAGTCACACCACCaccaagatttttttttttttccttacatGTCATATATGCTCGTGGCCCCTCTCTGTCTCCTCGTCTCTACACCCGACGTTTCTTCTTCTCAGTTGAGAAACAACACAGCCATCACCGATCAGTAAGTTCTCCCATacctttttcttcctttttgctaaataagtttaatttaatttaagttCCATCACTATCTCCTGATCCTGGTTTGGTTCCGCATTCATAATCTCCTTTCCCCTTCAGATTCTCGCATACACAAAAGATACCATCCGATGGGCTGTACCGTGAGGGCGAAGCACGTCAGACCGAACCGAAAGACCCGATCCACGACGAAACCCGAACTCGATCCGTCGTGTCTCACAGCTCTCTCGAGTCTCAAACATCTCGTCAATCGCCACCCGGGCCTTAGCGGCGAGGACAACAACGGTTGGGGCTACTGCACCGAGGAGCAGCTGGAGGATCTCCTCCTGAAGCATCTGGAGTATCTTTACAACGAAGCGGTCTCAAAGCTCGCGTCTTTAGGTTACGGCCATGACGTGGCGCTGAGAGCTGTGCTGAGCAACGGGTATTGTTACGGCGGGATGGATGTTCTGACCAACATTCTCCACAACGCGTTGGCTTGTCTgaaaggtggtggtggtggtggtgatgaggATGGATCGGAGGAAGAGGATAATGTGTTCGCTGATCTGAGACAGCTGGTGGAGTACTCGCTTACGGGTATGGTTTATCTGTTGCAGCAGGTTAAGCCTCGTTTGAGTAAAGGTGACGCCTTGTGGTGTTTGCTTGTGAGTGAGCTTCACGTTGGGAAGGCGAGTACGGTTGATATACCACCGCCGAGCTCTGGGAAGGTTGTGAAAGGTGTTGTTAATCCGCCGGCGGCGTTGACGTTGGAGAGAGAGATTGATTGTCCGAGGAGGTTTAATCTCACGCCGTCTATGAAGTCTTTGTTGAGAGAGAACGTTGAAGCGTTTGCTGCTGGTTATCACGCTAGTATGAAGCAGAAGAAGCAGTCTGAGGCTAGTGATCGCGCTGCAAGCGAGGAGAGTGTTGTTAGTTCAGTGCTGGAGAAGTTCCAGGATCTGAaccttgatgatgatgatgatgacagtGTTGTTGATTCGGAGCCTAAGGATGTTGCTTTGATAGGGCTGTTTCGTCAGGTTCAGGATCTGAGAAGGCAAGTGAAGGAGAGGAAAGAATGGGCTCAGAAGAAGGCGATGCAAGCTGCGCAGAAGGTGAGTGATGAGCTTTCCGAGTTTAATTCGTTGAGGAGCGAGAGAGAAGAGACCTTACGTTTGAAGAAAGGGAAACAAAGTGGGGAGGAGGCAACCATGAAGAGAATATCAGAGATGGAGAATGATCTTAGGAAAGTGAGCAGTCATGTTGACAAGGCTAATATGATAGCGAGGACACTTGAGAACGAGAACGCAGTGATCCGGGCTGATATCGAAGCTTCCAAGCTGAGTGAATCAGAGTCGCTCACGGCTTGCATAGAGGCGacgaagaaggagaagaaacgGTTGAAGAGACTTGTAGCGTGGGAGAAGCAGAAGATGAAGTTGCAAGAGGAGGTTGCTGGTGAGAAAGAGAAGATCAAGGCGCTCACTAGATCTTTAGCACAGATCACACAAGAGGAAAAAGAATACGAGGTACCAAGAATATGTATTTATCTTCTGAAGCTTAACTGTTTTTGTCTGCGGTC is a genomic window containing:
- the LOC108810425 gene encoding auxin-responsive protein SAUR77; translation: MACLISPVMKLRRLSSADSRRFAYRNLTDDDMEDTVIRVVVGKEKKEFMVEPYVLEEIPFRILIGLAKDGTKSRLNQTSRVVWLDHVDSILFEHLLWLLHNDASTFSDMDVVEIVDFYAQDC
- the LOC108811147 gene encoding late embryogenesis abundant protein 18, with translation MHSAKEKISDMASTAKEKLNIGSAKAQGHAEKTMARTSEEKKMGHEREKSKEAQAKADLHESKAEHAADAQVHSHHLPGHTAYPSRTTGAAHYPPGQL
- the LOC108813384 gene encoding MND1-interacting protein 1 — its product is MGCTVRAKHVRPNRKTRSTTKPELDPSCLTALSSLKHLVNRHPGLSGEDNNGWGYCTEEQLEDLLLKHLEYLYNEAVSKLASLGYGHDVALRAVLSNGYCYGGMDVLTNILHNALACLKGGGGGGDEDGSEEEDNVFADLRQLVEYSLTGMVYLLQQVKPRLSKGDALWCLLVSELHVGKASTVDIPPPSSGKVVKGVVNPPAALTLEREIDCPRRFNLTPSMKSLLRENVEAFAAGYHASMKQKKQSEASDRAASEESVVSSVLEKFQDLNLDDDDDDSVVDSEPKDVALIGLFRQVQDLRRQVKERKEWAQKKAMQAAQKVSDELSEFNSLRSEREETLRLKKGKQSGEEATMKRISEMENDLRKVSSHVDKANMIARTLENENAVIRADIEASKLSESESLTACIEATKKEKKRLKRLVAWEKQKMKLQEEVAGEKEKIKALTRSLAQITQEEKEYEEKWREEQEAKERALAQVEEEQRSKEATEARNKRNVESVRLKIEIDFQRRKDDLQRLEQELSRLSKASSNDSSLQSNNTKGEVVVSKLLEELERLDGFYEKEENNDRECLICMKDEVSVVFLPCAHQVVCTSCSDSFMGGGKATCPCCRVPIQQRIRVFGATS